DNA from Castellaniella sp. MT123:
CATCCCGCTGTTCGTGCTGCTTGGATGCACGATCGGCGCTTCAAGGGCTGGCAAGGATCTATACGAATCACTGCATCGCTGGCTGGTGCGGGTACCGGGCGGACTGGTGATTGCCAATATCACCGGGTGCGGGCTGTTCGCGGCAATGTGCGGCTCCAGCCCCGCGACGGCGGCGGCAATCGGCAAGATCGGGATTCCGGAGATGATCAATCGACACGTCCCGCCGCGGCTGGCGACCGGATCCATCGCTGCGGGCGGCACGCTGGGCATTCTGATCCCGCCGTCGCTGACCCTGATCGTCTATGGGATCGTGACGCATACCTCGATTGCCCGGCTGTTTCTGGCGGGGGTGGTGCCCGGCGTCGTGCTGGTCATTCTGTTTGCTCTGTATGCGTGGCTCTCCAGCGTGCGTCTGGACCGGATCCGGAAGGACGGCAAGGTCGTGCAGGAAAGCTATTCCTTCGGCGAAAAGATGCGGGGATCGGTGAAGTCGCTGCCGTTTCTGGCGATCATCATGGCGGTGACCGTGTTCATGTACACGGGGTTTGCCACGCCCTCGGAAGTCGCGGCAGTGGCGGCCTTCATGGCCCTCGTTCTGGTCATGTTCCTGTACCGGACTTATCGGTTCCGCGACCTGTGGCCGATGATGCGGGACACCGTGCGCGAGTCGTGCATGATCCTGATGATCGTGGCCGGGGCCGCTGTCTACGCGTATATGATGTCCTATCTGTATATCACGCAAAGCTTGGCGGAATGGGTGTTCGGCTGGGGGCTCGGTTATTGGCAACTGATTCTGCTCCTGAATGTCTTTCTGCTGGTGGCGGGCTTCTTCCTGCCGCCCGTGTCGGTGATCCTGATGAGCATGCCGATCATCCTGCCCGTGCTGACGCAGAGCAACATCGATCTGGTCTGGTTTTCCATCATCATGACGATCAATCTGGAAGTCGGGCTGATCCATCCGCCGCTGGGGCTGAATCTGTTCGTGATCCAGGGGGTGGCGCCTCAGGTCGCGCTGCGCGACATCATGCTGGGGGTATTGCCGTTCGTGGCTATCATGCTGGTTTTCATCGGCGTGCTGGCGGTTTTCCCCGAATTGGTCACCTGGCTGCCGGATCGGCTGATGGGGCCTGGGGCCTGACGGGTGTCGTAGCCAGGTTGAACGAGGAGTTGTACGAATGCAGGATCAAGAACCGGGATTGGGGTTTCATGGCGATGTCGCCACCTTGACATTGCGCCGGCCGTCGCAGCACAACCGTATCGCCCCGGAGGACTGCACGGTCATCAGCGGACACTTGCGTCAGGTGGCCGCCCGGGAAGACATCCGTGCGCTGGTGGTGACCGGAACCGGAGAGAAGACCTTCAGTTCCGGCTACACCCTGGGCGCGATCAAGGATCAGCTGGACGGCCGTTTCGAGGACATGCTGGATGAGCTGGAGCAATTTCCGCTGCCGACGATCTGCGCCATGAACGGCAGCGTCTATGGCGGGGCCACTGATCTGGCCTTGTGCTGCGATTTCCGGGTCGGTGTGACTGGCAGCCGCTTTCTGATGCCGGCGTCGCGGATCGGGCTGCATTATTATCCGGGCGGGATCCGGCGCTATGTCACAGTTCTGGGCCTGGCCGCGTCCAAGAAGCTGTTCCTGACGGCCCAGACCATTCATGATCAGGAAATGCTGCGCATCGGTTTCCTGCACGAACTGGTCGGGCGCGATGCGCTGGACGACGCGGTGGGCCGCTATCTGGATGGGATCCGCGCCTGTGAACCCGCTGTACTCAAGTCCGTCAAGGCCGATCTGATGGCAGTGGCCGAGGGCCGCTACGATGAGCCGCTATTGCGGTCGCACTACGAGGCGTCCTTGCGTTCGGACGCCTTGGCTGCACGCCTGGCCGCCATCACCGCGAAAGGCTGAGATTCCCGCAGGGGACCGGTGCCGCCGACCTGTTTCGCGGCGTGGCTTCAATCCCTGAAATTCTGGAACTGCAGCGGCAGGTCCACATCGGTCTTGCGCAGCAGCGCGATGGCTTCCTGCAGGTCGTCGCGTTTTTTGCCCGAGACGCGCAGCTTGTCGCCGTTGATCTGGGTTTCGACCTTGAGCTTGGCCTGCTTGACGGCGGCGATCAGCTTTTTCGAGATTGCCTGTTCGATCCCCTGGCGGATCGTGACCTTCTGGCGGGCACCGCCCAGGTTTTCCAGTGGATCGTCCAGTTCCAGGCAGCGCACGTCGATGCCGCGCGCCGACAGGCGTCCACGCAGGATGTCGAGCATCTGCTTCAGCTGAAAGGCGCTGGGTGCCGACTGCGTGATGACGTAGCCTTCCAGTTCGAAATGGGCGTCGGTGCCCTTGAAATCGAAGCGGGTTGCGAGTTCCCGGTTGGCCTGATCGACGGCGTTGGTCAGTTCGTGTTTGTCGACTTCCGAGACGACGTCAAAGCTGGGCATGGTCAGGTCCTGGTATTGAAAACGATGCCTTGATTGTAGAGGACGCGGGCGTCCCGTCCGGATGAGCCATCAGGTCGCCCTCAGCACCATGTAGAGCGCCGTCCCCGCCACGATGCTCAGCAGGGTCTGGCGCGTGCGCCATTGCAGCAGCACGACCAGCGCGACGGCCAGCAGTTCCTGCCAGGGGCCCGCCGGATTGTTGCGCGCCTGGCCGGTGACGGTATCGACCAGCAGCAGCACCATGATGGACAGCGGCAGCGTGTTGCCCAGTTTGTGCACCAGCGGGTGGCGGCGAAGCCAGTGTCCCGCGACGAAGGGCAGCGCACGCAGGGCCAGTGTGACCGCGCCCATCAGGACAATGACGATCAGGACATAAGGCGTGTCAGTCATGGCTTGCGGCATCCGGGTCGCGGGTT
Protein-coding regions in this window:
- a CDS encoding YajQ family cyclic di-GMP-binding protein; the protein is MPSFDVVSEVDKHELTNAVDQANRELATRFDFKGTDAHFELEGYVITQSAPSAFQLKQMLDILRGRLSARGIDVRCLELDDPLENLGGARQKVTIRQGIEQAISKKLIAAVKQAKLKVETQINGDKLRVSGKKRDDLQEAIALLRKTDVDLPLQFQNFRD
- a CDS encoding AzlD domain-containing protein, with amino-acid sequence MTDTPYVLIVIVLMGAVTLALRALPFVAGHWLRRHPLVHKLGNTLPLSIMVLLLVDTVTGQARNNPAGPWQELLAVALVVLLQWRTRQTLLSIVAGTALYMVLRAT
- a CDS encoding TRAP transporter large permease produces the protein MSELQIGFVLFIATFLVLFSGIPIGFGLVLISIVFLVVFGDGGALAAVSNIFVGELSSFALLTIPLFVLLGCTIGASRAGKDLYESLHRWLVRVPGGLVIANITGCGLFAAMCGSSPATAAAIGKIGIPEMINRHVPPRLATGSIAAGGTLGILIPPSLTLIVYGIVTHTSIARLFLAGVVPGVVLVILFALYAWLSSVRLDRIRKDGKVVQESYSFGEKMRGSVKSLPFLAIIMAVTVFMYTGFATPSEVAAVAAFMALVLVMFLYRTYRFRDLWPMMRDTVRESCMILMIVAGAAVYAYMMSYLYITQSLAEWVFGWGLGYWQLILLLNVFLLVAGFFLPPVSVILMSMPIILPVLTQSNIDLVWFSIIMTINLEVGLIHPPLGLNLFVIQGVAPQVALRDIMLGVLPFVAIMLVFIGVLAVFPELVTWLPDRLMGPGA
- a CDS encoding enoyl-CoA hydratase/isomerase family protein; this translates as MQDQEPGLGFHGDVATLTLRRPSQHNRIAPEDCTVISGHLRQVAAREDIRALVVTGTGEKTFSSGYTLGAIKDQLDGRFEDMLDELEQFPLPTICAMNGSVYGGATDLALCCDFRVGVTGSRFLMPASRIGLHYYPGGIRRYVTVLGLAASKKLFLTAQTIHDQEMLRIGFLHELVGRDALDDAVGRYLDGIRACEPAVLKSVKADLMAVAEGRYDEPLLRSHYEASLRSDALAARLAAITAKG